One genomic segment of Alosa sapidissima isolate fAloSap1 chromosome 13, fAloSap1.pri, whole genome shotgun sequence includes these proteins:
- the angptl2a gene encoding angiopoietin-related protein 2a, whose product MKLPLLVLLAASLAPGPGPAVQGEAQEIESHDDALEPEFMYAARPKRAAEAPIPVAAASQTDKCSYTFIVPQQKATGAICVNSRSPEGQAETRVNKQELEVVNSELHKQRRQIESLQQLVEVDGGVVNEVKLLRKESRNMNARVTQLYMQLLHEIIRKRDNALEVAQLENRVLNHTAEMQQLVSRYRDLEHKYQHLASLASNQSAAIVQLEEHCRRTHAFGGERERERPLPRARQPQPQPLPPQQQQPPAMPQHPPQRPQHPMTPVRAYHPPTYTRNSNNQITNEIQSDQNSKALLQPLPTMAYGAQSSSSTDKPSGPFKDCLHALEEGHATSGMYLVKPENANRLMQVWCDQRHDPGGWTVIQRRLDGSVNFFRNWETYKQGFGNIDGEYWLGLEHIYWLTNQGNYKLLVTLEDWSGRKTFAEYASFRLEPETEFYKLRVGRYHGNAGDSLTWHNGKQFTTLDRDHDMYTGNCAHYQKGGWWYNACAHSNLNGVWYRGGHYRSRYQDGVYWAEFRGGAYSLKKVTMMIRPNPNTYH is encoded by the exons ATGAAGCTCCCTCTCTTGGTCCTGCTGGCGGCGTCCCTAGCTCCTGGACCTGGGCCTGCTGTTCAGGGAGAAGCCCAGGAGATTGAGAGCCATGACGACGCCCTGGAACCAGAGTTCATGTATGCCGCGCGTCCCAAACGCGCCGCGGAGGCGCCCATTCCCGTCGCCGCCGCCTCTCAGACGGACAAGTGCTCCTACACGTTCATCGTCCCCCAGCAGAAGGCCACGGGGGCCATCTGCGTCAACTCCAGGTCGCCGGAGGGCCAGGCGGAGACGCGCGTCAACAAGCAGGAGCTGGAGGTGGTCAACAGCGAGCTGCACAAGCAGCGGCGGCAGATCGAGTCGCTGCAGCAGCTGGTGGAGGTGGACGGCGGCGTGGTCAACGAGGTCAAGCTGCTGCGCAAGGAGAGCCGCAACATGAACGCACGCGTCACGCAGCTCTACATGCAGCTGCTGCACGAGATCATCCGCAAGCGCGACAACGCGCTGGAGGTGGCCCAGTTGGAGAACCGCGTGCTCAACCACACCGCCGAGATGCAGCAGCTGGTGTCGCGCTACCGCGACCTGGAGCACAAGTACCAGCACCTGGCCTCGCTCGCCAGCAACCAGAGCGCCGCCATCGTGCAGCTGGAGGAGCACTGCCGGCGGACGCACGCCTTCGGAGGGGAGCGCGAGCGGGAGAGGCCGTTGCCGCGCGCGAGGCAGCCgcagccacagccactgccgccacagcagcagcagccgcccgCGATGCCCCAGCATCCTCCTCAGCGACCGCAGCATCCCATGACTCCAGTCAGGGCGTACCACCCGCCCACTTACACGCGCAATAGCAACAACCAGATAACCAATGAGATACAGAGCGACCAGAACTCCAAGGCTTTGCTGCAACCGCTGCCCACGATGGCGTATGGAGCCCAGAGCTCGTCCAGCACAGATAAACCTTCTG GACCTTTCAAGGACTGTCTGCATGCTCTGGAGGAAGGCCACGCCACCAGTGGCATGTACCTGGTGAAGCCGGAGAACGCTAACCGGCTGATGCAGGTGTGGTGTGACCAGAGGCACGACCCAGGTGGCTGGACGGTCATCCAGAGACGCCTAGATGGATCAGTCAACTTCTTCAGAAACTGGGAGACATATAAG CAAGGCTTTGGAAACATTGATGGTGAGTACTGGCTAGGTCTGGAGCACATCTACTGGTTGACCAACCAGGGCAACTACAAGCTGCTGGTGACCCTGGAGGACTGGTCGGGCAGGAAGACGTTTGCCGAGTATGCCAGTTTCCGCCTCGAGCCCGAGACAGAGTTCTACAAGCTAAGGGTGGGCCGTTACCATGGTAATGCCGGGGACTCCCTGACCTGGCACAATGGGAAACAGTTTACCACCCTGGACAGAGATCACGACATGTACACAG GTAACTGCGCCCACTACCAGAAGGGAGGGTGGTGGTATAATGCCTGTGCCCATTCCAACCTTAATGGCGTGTGGTACAGGGGAGGGCACTATCGCAGTCGCTACCAGGATGGCGTATACTGGGCTGAGTTCCGTGGTGGGGCCTACTCCTTGAAGAAGGTCACCATGATGATTCGGCCGAACCCAAACACGTACCATTAG